Proteins encoded in a region of the Diabrotica virgifera virgifera chromosome 4, PGI_DIABVI_V3a genome:
- the LOC114326283 gene encoding lysosomal acid glucosylceramidase has translation MLLKIVALFVSVIHCLSADNKCVPRSFGHSSTVCVCNSDSCHMLESIETLPTGNYVKYTTNQAGLRFVKEKGVLESKINNAQNLIEIGSQTYQEIVGFGGAFTDAAGINIRSLSEDLQDLILRSYFSEEGNEYRLGRVPIGATDFSLNPYSYCDNQTDPEFKSFKLANEDYDYKLPFIHKAKELSKNNLELIASLWVAPGWMKTNPEFTASYSFIKSDMYQVYADYYIKFLDAYKNESVSFWGVTTGNEPMTAFMPKAIPSVGWFPESQGRWIKENFGPTLRNSEYKDIKIIGHDDSTLLVPLILELMFHDEDVKSYIDGIGLHWYWDFLVGMERVNETHNEYPDKFIIVTEACNGYIIQQVLLGEWEGAERYAGDIIQNINTWSSGWIDWNLALDMQGGPTFIKNYVDAPIIVNSAENEFYKQPTYYALSHVSKFAPKGTVRLQVTADISGVGVTALKRPDGSVAVIILNTNFEETETTVRDTTGDISLKLTPKSITTVVYSK, from the exons tgATCCATTGTTTGTCAGCTGATAACAAATGTGTACCCCGAAGTTTTGGTCACAGTAGCACGGTATGTGTTTGCAACTCCGACAGCTGTCACATGTTGGAATCTATTGAAACTTTACCGACCGGTAACTATGTAAAGTATACAACAAACCAAGCAGGACTACGGTTTGTGAAGGAGAAGGGTgtattggaatcgaaaattaacAATGCACAAAATCTTATTGAAATCGGAAGTCAAACGTATCAAGAAATTGTTGGTTTCGGGGGTGCTTTTACAGATGCGGCTGGTATTAATATTAGATCTTTAAGTGAGGATTTACAAGATTTGATTTTAAG ATCCTATTTTTCGGAGGAGGGAAATGAGTATAGATTAGGAAGGGTACCCATAGGAGCTACAGATTTTTCCCTCAATCCTTATTCTTATTGTGATAATCAAACCGACCCtgaatttaaaagttttaaactGGCTAATGAAGACTATGATTATAAG cTTCCGTTTATACACAAGGCCAAAGAACTATCAAAAAACAACCTTGAACTCATTGCTTCCCTTTGGGTAGCCCCGGGTTGGATGAAAACAAATCCTGAATTTACTGCTAGCTACTCTTTTATTAAAAGTGATATGTACCAAGTGTATGCTGACTACTATATTAAATTTTTGGATGCGTATAAAAACGAAAGCGTCAGCTTCTGGGGCGTCACCACTGGCAATGAACCTATGACAGCATTTATGCCTAAAGCGATCCCTAGTGTTGGATGGTTTCCAGAAAGTCAG GGCCGGTGGATTAAGGAAAACTTTGGACCGACACTTAGAAATTCTGAGTACAAAGATATAAAAATTATTGGACATGACGACAGTACTCTTTTAGTGCCTTTGATCCTAGAACTG ATGTTCCACGATGAGGATGTTAAATCATATATAGACGGTATTGGATTACATTGGTATTGGGATTTTCTTGTAGGCATGGAGAGGGTTAACGAAACCCATAATGAATATCCAGATAAATTTATAATAGTTACCGAAGCTTGTAATG GTTATATCATTCAACAAGTACTATTAGGCGAATGGGAAGGAGCTGAACGTTATGCAGGTGATATTATCCAG AATATTAATACCTGGTCCAGTGGCTGGATTGATTGGAATTTGGCTTTAGACATGCAAGGAGGCCCAACATTTATAAAAAACTATGTAGATGCCCCTATAATCGTTAATTCTGCCGAGAATGAGTTTTATAAGCAACCTACTTATTATGCGTTAAGTCACGTATCCAAATTTGCTCCAAAAGGTACAGTTCGTCTTCAAGTCACCGCTGACATCAGCGGTGTGGGAGTAACCGCTCTTAAGAGACCAGATGGAAGCGTTGCTGTAATTATATTAAATAC GAATTTTGAAGAAACAGAAACAACAGTAAGAGACACTACTGGAGATATAAGTTTAAAATTAACACCAAAGTCAATTACGACAGTAGTATACTCAAAATAA